A stretch of Cucumis sativus cultivar 9930 chromosome 2, Cucumber_9930_V3, whole genome shotgun sequence DNA encodes these proteins:
- the LOC101203836 gene encoding protein CHLOROPLAST IMPORT APPARATUS 2 isoform X1, which yields MSSPCISGGGRAYNFDLEILKSPSSSWTRTSQTSSPSSTLSESSNNTTQLAISTRKLRTPRKRPNQTYNEATVLLSTAYPNVFSTKHLTNPRKFTKSHDDSSSLFCESAELLLPFRVIDSSGFLLHQPLLEEKPNSQIHSKLTNLWENRPCSSPGEIDFQPNSMEIEEIEDFDAESILDEEIEEGIDSIMGNLSVDNLEKGNSTQDSCVNANNHPRNWNWNPIGLGFNQKFESGFGFRKGIERTAIRGVDNGNWWRFPTVDVIEISPKLNPKPPAPAPTPTPTPTPAAVSTKKKKKKVEKLTVIESKKAAIPLQKEKSEKPIPKLKPTGLLLKLNYEAVADAWSSRGSPFSDEIPSSDTAGSDVNARVANIDLFTEGGGLLREASVLRYKEKRRTRLFSKKIRYQVRKVNADGRPRMKGRFVRRPNSSGYRKETHTSL from the exons ATGTCTTCTCCATGTATAAGTGGTGGTGGGAGGGCTTACAATTTCGATTTAGAGATTCTgaaatctccatcttcttcatgGACAAGAACTTCACAAACTTCATCGCCATCTTCAACTTTATCAGAATCAAGCAACAATACAACACAGTTAGCAATCTCAACTCGAAAATTAAGAACACCGCGAAAGCGCCCAAATCAAACCTACAACGAAGCTACAGTTTTGCTGTCAACGGCCTACCCAAATGTTTTTTCAACCAAACATCTTACCAATCCGCGAAAATTCACCAAATCTCACGAtgattcttcttctctcttctgtGAATCTGCTGAATTGCTTTTGCCTTTTCGAGTAATCGATAGTTCTGGATTTCTCCTTCACCAACCGCTGCTCGAAGAAAAGCCTAATTCCCAAATTCATTCCAAATTGACCAATCTTTGGGAAAATCGACCCTGTTCTAGTCCTGGAGAGATCGATTTCCAACCGAATTCCATGGAGATTGAAGAGATTGAAGATTTCGATGCGGAATCGATTCTTGACGAGGAAATCGAAGAAGGAATCGATAGTATTATGGGTAATCTGAGTGTGGATAACCTAGAAAAAGGCAATTCAACGCAAGATTCTTGTGTGAATGCGAATAACCATCCACggaattggaattggaatcCAATCGGTTTAGGCTTCAACCAGAAATTCGAATCTGGCTTCGGATTCCGTAAGGGAATCGAACGAACAGCAATTCGAGGAGTCGATAATGGGAACTGGTGGCGATTTCCGACTGTCGATGTAATCGAAATCTCTCCTAAACTAAATCCAAAACCACCAGCTCCAGCTCCAACTCCGACTCCGACTCCAACACCGGCAGCCGTCTCgactaagaagaagaaaaagaaagtggagaaGCTTACAGTGATTGAATCAAAGAAAGCCGCAATTCCATTACAAAAGGAGAAATCAGAGAAGCCGATCCCGAAATTGAAACCTACTGGATTACTTCTGAAATTGAACTACGAAGCCGTCGCTGACGCTTGGTCTAGCCGGGGATCTCCATTTTCCGATGAGATTCCAAGTTCCGATACGGCGGGAAGTGATGTAAAT GCCAGGGTGGCGAATATAGATTTATTTACGGAGGGTGGAGGATTATTGAGAGAAGCCAGCGTGTTACGGTACAAAGAGAAAAGGCGGACTCGGTTGTTCTCGAAGAAGATAAGATATCAAGTTAGGAAAGTCAATGCAGATGGACGGCCCAGAATGAAG GGGCGTTTTGTGAGGAGACCTAATTCAAGCGGCTATAGAAAGGAGACACACACTTCCCTTTAG
- the LOC101203836 gene encoding protein CHLOROPLAST IMPORT APPARATUS 2 isoform X2 produces MSSPCISGGGRAYNFDLEILKSPSSSWTRTSQTSSPSSTLSESSNNTTQLAISTRKLRTPRKRPNQTYNEATVLLSTAYPNVFSTKHLTNPRKFTKSHDDSSSLFCESAELLLPFRVIDSSGFLLHQPLLEEKPNSQIHSKLTNLWENRPCSSPGEIDFQPNSMEIEEIEDFDAESILDEEIEEGIDSIMGNLSVDNLEKGNSTQDSCVNANNHPRNWNWNPIGLGFNQKFESGFGFRKGIERTAIRGVDNGNWWRFPTVDVIEISPKLNPKPPAPAPTPTPTPTPAAVSTKKKKKKVEKLTVIESKKAAIPLQKEKSEKPIPKLKPTGLLLKLNYEAVADAWSSRGSPFSDEIPSSDTAGSDVNARVANIDLFTEGGGLLREASVLRYKEKRRTRLFSKKIRYQVRKVNADGRPRMKVWAFCEET; encoded by the exons ATGTCTTCTCCATGTATAAGTGGTGGTGGGAGGGCTTACAATTTCGATTTAGAGATTCTgaaatctccatcttcttcatgGACAAGAACTTCACAAACTTCATCGCCATCTTCAACTTTATCAGAATCAAGCAACAATACAACACAGTTAGCAATCTCAACTCGAAAATTAAGAACACCGCGAAAGCGCCCAAATCAAACCTACAACGAAGCTACAGTTTTGCTGTCAACGGCCTACCCAAATGTTTTTTCAACCAAACATCTTACCAATCCGCGAAAATTCACCAAATCTCACGAtgattcttcttctctcttctgtGAATCTGCTGAATTGCTTTTGCCTTTTCGAGTAATCGATAGTTCTGGATTTCTCCTTCACCAACCGCTGCTCGAAGAAAAGCCTAATTCCCAAATTCATTCCAAATTGACCAATCTTTGGGAAAATCGACCCTGTTCTAGTCCTGGAGAGATCGATTTCCAACCGAATTCCATGGAGATTGAAGAGATTGAAGATTTCGATGCGGAATCGATTCTTGACGAGGAAATCGAAGAAGGAATCGATAGTATTATGGGTAATCTGAGTGTGGATAACCTAGAAAAAGGCAATTCAACGCAAGATTCTTGTGTGAATGCGAATAACCATCCACggaattggaattggaatcCAATCGGTTTAGGCTTCAACCAGAAATTCGAATCTGGCTTCGGATTCCGTAAGGGAATCGAACGAACAGCAATTCGAGGAGTCGATAATGGGAACTGGTGGCGATTTCCGACTGTCGATGTAATCGAAATCTCTCCTAAACTAAATCCAAAACCACCAGCTCCAGCTCCAACTCCGACTCCGACTCCAACACCGGCAGCCGTCTCgactaagaagaagaaaaagaaagtggagaaGCTTACAGTGATTGAATCAAAGAAAGCCGCAATTCCATTACAAAAGGAGAAATCAGAGAAGCCGATCCCGAAATTGAAACCTACTGGATTACTTCTGAAATTGAACTACGAAGCCGTCGCTGACGCTTGGTCTAGCCGGGGATCTCCATTTTCCGATGAGATTCCAAGTTCCGATACGGCGGGAAGTGATGTAAAT GCCAGGGTGGCGAATATAGATTTATTTACGGAGGGTGGAGGATTATTGAGAGAAGCCAGCGTGTTACGGTACAAAGAGAAAAGGCGGACTCGGTTGTTCTCGAAGAAGATAAGATATCAAGTTAGGAAAGTCAATGCAGATGGACGGCCCAGAATGAAGGTAT GGGCGTTTTGTGAGGAGACCTAA